The Paeniglutamicibacter sulfureus genome includes a region encoding these proteins:
- a CDS encoding serine hydrolase domain-containing protein, producing MGTGHAARETPSTRETWESVLEYAPDFLEFDRALSRQPGYQGAVAVHGELVGSFSGGYARLSPPEPMTDGHLFRVASHSKTFTATAVMILQQDGKLSLEDRLGTWVADLAGSEVAEVTVGELLSHSAGIVRDGDNADFWTLDRPFPGTSEVLEIARRGKVLERNEHFKYSNIGYGLLGLVIEAATGQCYADVVGERILAPLGLLDTGVDLDAREPGLAAGYGPLALAGSSHELADRTEIEHIATDALAPATGFYSTARDLAAYLGSHLLDASPSVLDNDSKRRMQRKAEDTGAPGRGYGLGFIVQQVAERQSFGHSGGYPGHITRSWAVPKTGVVLSMLTNAVDGPAAAWGEALFALAALAEAPVPVSWAGVETAELRRFTGRFASLWDVIDIAELGGKLYWLTPGQTPKTATARPLEYVDSNTLKSADTNGFAGYGEKMSFEIDERGAASVRGPGGMLFTRWEDFRIPRVLRAAI from the coding sequence ATGGGCACAGGGCATGCGGCGCGGGAGACACCATCGACCAGGGAGACCTGGGAATCCGTGCTGGAATACGCACCGGACTTCCTGGAGTTCGACCGCGCGCTGTCCCGGCAGCCCGGGTACCAGGGTGCAGTGGCCGTCCACGGGGAACTGGTGGGTTCCTTCAGCGGCGGCTACGCACGGCTTTCTCCGCCGGAACCCATGACCGACGGGCACCTGTTCAGGGTCGCCTCCCATTCCAAGACCTTCACCGCCACCGCGGTGATGATCCTGCAGCAGGACGGGAAGCTCTCGCTGGAAGACCGGCTGGGAACGTGGGTCGCCGACCTGGCCGGGAGCGAAGTGGCAGAGGTGACGGTGGGTGAATTGCTGTCCCACTCCGCCGGCATCGTCCGCGACGGGGACAATGCAGACTTCTGGACCCTCGACCGCCCCTTTCCCGGCACATCGGAGGTGCTGGAGATCGCCCGGCGGGGCAAGGTGCTCGAACGCAACGAACACTTCAAGTACAGCAACATCGGCTACGGGTTGCTGGGACTGGTCATCGAGGCGGCAACGGGACAGTGCTACGCCGATGTCGTGGGCGAGCGCATCCTTGCACCCCTGGGGCTTTTGGACACCGGCGTCGACCTCGACGCACGGGAACCCGGGCTCGCCGCGGGCTACGGGCCGCTGGCGCTCGCCGGAAGCAGCCACGAGCTGGCGGACCGAACCGAAATCGAGCACATCGCCACCGATGCACTTGCGCCGGCCACCGGCTTCTATTCCACGGCCAGGGACCTGGCCGCCTACCTCGGCTCCCATCTCCTGGATGCCAGCCCGAGCGTGCTGGACAACGACTCCAAGCGCCGCATGCAGCGCAAGGCCGAAGACACCGGGGCGCCGGGGCGCGGCTACGGGCTGGGCTTCATCGTGCAGCAGGTCGCAGAACGGCAGTCCTTCGGCCACAGCGGCGGTTACCCGGGGCACATCACCCGTTCCTGGGCGGTGCCCAAGACCGGGGTGGTGCTCAGCATGCTCACCAACGCCGTCGACGGTCCGGCCGCTGCCTGGGGCGAAGCGCTCTTTGCCCTCGCGGCGCTCGCAGAGGCTCCGGTGCCGGTTTCCTGGGCGGGGGTCGAAACTGCGGAGCTTCGGCGCTTTACCGGACGGTTCGCTTCGCTCTGGGACGTTATCGACATCGCCGAACTTGGCGGCAAGCTCTATTGGCTCACCCCCGGTCAGACACCCAAGACGGCGACGGCACGGCCGCTGGAATACGTGGACTCGAACACCCTGAAGTCCGCCGACACCAACGGCTTCGCCGGGTACGGCGAAAAGATGTCCTTCGAAATCGATGAGCGCGGGGCGGCGTCCGTGCGCGGGCCCGGAGGCATGCTCTTCACGCGGTGGGAGGACTTCCGGATTCCGCGAGTGCTGCGGGCAGCGATATGA
- a CDS encoding phenylacetate--CoA ligase family protein: MTQTSTRIELPNPLDPEETMSRDQIESIQLTRLQDTLAYAYDRVPLYKEKYDGAGVHPSDLKELADLAKFPFTEKEDLRKTYPFGMFAVPQHEVARIHASSGTTGRATVVGYTQSDLDDWAKMGARCLRLSGVKPGWKVHNAYGYGLFTGGLGAHAAAERLGTTVIPMSGGQTEKQITMINDFEPDAILCTPTYLLTIGDAMQRAGLDPRKTSLKTAVLGAEPWTEEMRHELEVMFNIDACDIYGLSEVMGPGVAGESNETKDGSHIWEDHFRPEIIDAFDETKVLGDGEHGELVFTSLTKQALPIIRYRTHDLTRLLPGTARPGHRRMGRITGRSDDMIILRGVNLFPSQIEEIALRIDGLSPHFQLEITRPGRMDQLAVKIERREDCTSDRAEAAGKELAQQIKIHVGSSCAIQVVDPGTLARSSGKLRRIYDLRNK, translated from the coding sequence ATGACCCAGACTTCCACCCGGATCGAACTGCCCAACCCGTTGGATCCCGAAGAAACCATGAGCCGCGACCAGATCGAATCGATCCAGCTCACGCGGCTGCAGGACACGCTGGCCTACGCGTACGACAGGGTGCCGCTGTACAAGGAAAAGTACGACGGCGCGGGCGTTCACCCGAGCGACCTGAAGGAACTGGCCGACCTGGCCAAGTTCCCGTTCACCGAAAAGGAAGACCTGCGCAAGACCTACCCGTTCGGCATGTTCGCCGTGCCGCAGCACGAGGTCGCCCGCATCCACGCTTCCTCCGGCACCACCGGCCGGGCCACCGTCGTCGGCTACACCCAGTCCGACCTGGACGACTGGGCCAAGATGGGCGCGCGCTGCCTGCGCCTCTCGGGCGTAAAGCCGGGCTGGAAGGTCCACAACGCCTACGGCTACGGGCTGTTCACCGGCGGCCTCGGCGCCCATGCCGCCGCAGAGCGCCTCGGCACCACCGTGATCCCGATGTCCGGCGGCCAGACCGAGAAACAGATCACCATGATCAACGACTTCGAGCCGGACGCGATCCTGTGCACCCCGACCTACTTGTTGACCATTGGCGATGCCATGCAGCGGGCGGGCCTGGATCCGCGCAAGACCTCGCTGAAGACCGCGGTGCTCGGGGCCGAGCCGTGGACCGAGGAAATGCGCCACGAGCTCGAGGTCATGTTCAACATCGATGCCTGCGACATCTACGGCCTCTCCGAAGTCATGGGCCCGGGAGTGGCCGGGGAATCCAACGAGACCAAGGACGGAAGCCACATCTGGGAGGACCACTTCCGCCCGGAGATCATCGACGCCTTCGACGAGACCAAGGTGCTGGGCGACGGCGAGCACGGCGAGCTGGTGTTCACCTCGCTGACCAAGCAGGCACTGCCGATCATCCGCTACCGCACCCACGACCTCACCCGCCTGTTGCCCGGCACCGCACGGCCGGGCCACCGCCGCATGGGCCGGATCACCGGGCGCAGCGACGATATGATCATCCTGCGCGGGGTCAACCTCTTCCCGTCCCAGATCGAGGAGATCGCCCTGCGCATCGATGGGCTTTCCCCGCACTTCCAGCTGGAGATCACCCGTCCCGGGCGCATGGACCAGCTCGCAGTGAAGATCGAACGCCGCGAGGACTGCACCTCCGACCGTGCCGAGGCCGCCGGCAAGGAGCTCGCCCAGCAAATCAAGATCCACGTCGGGTCCTCCTGCGCCATCCAGGTCGTTGACCCCGGCACGCTCGCCCGCTCCTCGGGCAAGCTGCGCCGCATCTACGACCTGCGCAACAAGTAG
- a CDS encoding GNAT family N-acetyltransferase: MSPKPDSHSTAFLRPWTDSEEDIESILAAFGVDDMAAQSGEPVNSAAAARRWVAPWIDCENDQVLAFAIDVNGLAVGHVMATAIDRRHETAWISYWVASEARGAGLASRATAAMAVHCFGTLGLFRLELAYRMNNPASAAVARNAGFKVEGLERAKLLYLDEFGRPERFDVQTCARLLTDDPAPAMPLQILA, translated from the coding sequence ATGAGCCCGAAACCCGATTCCCATTCGACAGCCTTCCTGCGGCCGTGGACAGACTCGGAAGAGGACATTGAATCGATCTTGGCGGCGTTTGGGGTCGACGACATGGCGGCCCAGTCGGGGGAACCGGTGAATTCCGCAGCGGCGGCCCGGAGGTGGGTGGCGCCGTGGATCGACTGCGAGAACGATCAGGTGCTGGCATTCGCCATCGACGTGAACGGCCTGGCGGTGGGACATGTCATGGCTACGGCCATTGACCGCCGCCACGAGACGGCGTGGATCTCCTATTGGGTCGCTTCCGAGGCGCGTGGCGCCGGATTGGCATCGCGCGCCACAGCCGCAATGGCCGTGCACTGTTTTGGAACCCTTGGCCTCTTTCGGCTCGAGTTGGCCTACAGGATGAACAACCCGGCTTCGGCTGCGGTGGCCAGGAACGCCGGGTTCAAGGTGGAGGGCCTGGAGCGGGCGAAATTGCTGTACCTCGACGAATTCGGCAGGCCGGAGCGCTTCGATGTCCAGACGTGCGCCAGGCTGCTCACCGACGACCCCGCGCCTGCGATGCCGCTGCAGATCCTCGCCTAG
- the paaI gene encoding hydroxyphenylacetyl-CoA thioesterase PaaI, translated as MSDTGIDAPLMHPILRNDYAAKWLGIEVLKVADGHATISMELRQEMLNGFGIAHGGMIFALADTAFAMSCNPHTGSTDTITVAAGVDINFLKPGIPGRTLTAVANRRQQSGRSGIYDIQILQSVPGAEDEVLAEFRGRSRTIPKRP; from the coding sequence ATGAGCGACACTGGCATCGATGCACCGCTGATGCATCCCATCCTGAGAAACGACTATGCGGCCAAATGGTTGGGCATCGAGGTGCTGAAGGTTGCCGACGGGCACGCCACCATCTCCATGGAGTTGCGCCAGGAAATGCTCAACGGATTCGGCATCGCCCACGGCGGAATGATCTTCGCCCTCGCCGACACCGCATTCGCCATGTCATGCAACCCGCACACCGGCTCCACTGACACCATCACCGTGGCCGCCGGCGTCGACATCAACTTCCTCAAACCCGGCATCCCCGGCCGGACCCTGACTGCCGTGGCCAATCGCCGCCAGCAGTCCGGGCGCAGCGGCATCTACGACATCCAGATCCTCCAGTCCGTCCCCGGCGCAGAGGACGAGGTGTTGGCCGAATTCCGCGGCCGTTCCCGGACCATCCCCAAGCGCCCCTGA
- a CDS encoding TetR/AcrR family transcriptional regulator — translation MTASIASSSPIKRGRPGYDQDSVLSIAVEVFNKHGYDATSMGKLAENLGISKSAIYHHVPSKGDLLRLALDEALVPLEAIAEDERASVGTAEERLKFFLRSTIRVLVKRQQYVTLLLRLRGNTEIERDALQRRRAVDRRVSDLVVEAQREGSLRNDIDPRTTTRLLFGTINSLVEWFREDGNVTAEQVEEHAITMMFDGLHKTDR, via the coding sequence ATGACTGCCAGCATTGCAAGCTCCTCACCGATCAAACGCGGACGCCCCGGATACGACCAGGACTCCGTCCTGTCCATAGCGGTGGAAGTCTTCAACAAGCACGGCTATGACGCGACGTCGATGGGCAAGCTCGCGGAGAACCTGGGTATCAGCAAGTCCGCCATTTACCACCACGTCCCCTCCAAGGGCGATTTGCTGCGCTTGGCCCTTGACGAGGCGTTGGTGCCCCTCGAGGCCATTGCCGAGGACGAACGCGCAAGCGTGGGCACCGCCGAGGAGCGACTGAAGTTCTTCCTCCGCTCCACGATCCGGGTCCTGGTCAAGCGCCAGCAATACGTGACCCTGCTGCTGCGGTTGCGCGGCAACACCGAGATCGAGCGCGACGCGCTGCAGCGCCGCCGTGCCGTGGACCGCCGGGTATCGGACCTCGTGGTCGAGGCCCAGCGCGAGGGCTCCCTGCGCAACGACATCGATCCGCGCACCACCACTCGCCTGCTGTTCGGCACCATCAACTCGCTGGTCGAGTGGTTCCGGGAAGACGGAAACGTCACGGCCGAACAGGTCGAAGAGCATGCCATCACCATGATGTTCGATGGGTTACACAAGACCGACCGGTAG
- a CDS encoding S9 family peptidase: protein MSHAEHAPAAPQTPKVPTVRTHHGDAFTDDYEWLRDKDSPQVRAHLEAENAYAEAVTADQAQLREAIFNEIKARTVETDLSVPARKRGWWYFTRTAEGSQYAIHCRVAATDTGDLAADWTPPAIEAGVPIEGEQVLLDGNKEAEGKPFFSLGGMAVTEDGNLLAYAQDNAGDERFTLRIKDLGTGELLPDSIENVFYGLAFSPDGTRVFYTVVDDSWRPHQIKAHTLGTDPATDTVVFQEDDPGMWLGFDLAADRTELLISIGNSEYSETLTLDLLDPHAVPVMLVSREHRILHSADPLTLDGQRAYVITHDRDALNNMVSLLRIDQLALPFAQQRWETVLEHRDTVKVEGTAATATHLVVSVRKDTTERVVVLPLEGLGTAAQQPAVEPAFDEELYTCSLANAELEAPMIRLSYTSDFTPARVYDYTLADGTLLLRKQTQVNDYDPAKYRATREWATAADGTKIPLTILRRADITNETPNPVLVYGYGSYEMSMDPGFGIPRLSLLDRGVVFVIAHVRGGGELGRSWYLEGKKLAKKNTFTDFVDATKHLLDTGWADPKRIVAMGGSAGGLLMGAVANLAPQLYAGIIAQVPFVDALTSILDPDLPLSALEWEEWGNPIEDADVYEYMKSYSPYENVAALPYPKIAAVTSLNDTRVLYVEPAKWVAKLREQTTGTAPIVMKIEMDGGHGGASGRYEGWKTRAWDYAFALDTLGLNPAGA, encoded by the coding sequence ATGAGCCACGCCGAGCACGCACCCGCCGCACCGCAGACCCCCAAGGTCCCCACCGTCCGCACCCACCACGGGGATGCCTTCACCGACGACTACGAATGGCTGCGGGACAAGGACAGCCCCCAGGTCCGCGCCCACCTCGAGGCGGAGAACGCCTACGCGGAGGCAGTCACCGCCGACCAGGCACAGCTGCGCGAGGCGATCTTCAACGAGATCAAGGCACGCACCGTGGAAACCGACCTCTCGGTCCCTGCCCGCAAGCGCGGCTGGTGGTACTTCACCCGCACCGCCGAGGGCTCCCAGTACGCCATCCACTGCCGCGTTGCAGCCACCGACACCGGGGACCTGGCCGCGGACTGGACGCCGCCGGCCATCGAGGCCGGCGTCCCGATCGAGGGCGAGCAGGTACTGCTGGACGGCAACAAGGAGGCCGAGGGCAAGCCCTTCTTCTCCCTGGGCGGGATGGCCGTCACCGAGGACGGGAACCTGCTGGCCTACGCCCAGGACAACGCCGGGGACGAGCGCTTCACCCTGCGCATCAAGGACCTGGGCACCGGCGAGCTCCTTCCTGACTCCATCGAAAACGTGTTCTACGGCCTGGCGTTTTCCCCCGACGGAACCCGCGTCTTCTACACCGTGGTTGACGACTCGTGGCGCCCCCACCAGATCAAGGCACACACCCTGGGCACCGACCCGGCCACCGACACCGTGGTGTTCCAGGAGGATGACCCGGGCATGTGGCTGGGCTTCGACCTCGCGGCCGACCGCACCGAGCTGCTGATCTCCATCGGCAACTCCGAATACTCCGAGACCCTGACCCTTGACTTGCTCGATCCCCATGCGGTCCCGGTCATGCTCGTCTCCCGGGAACACCGCATCCTGCACTCGGCCGATCCGCTCACGCTCGACGGGCAGCGGGCCTATGTCATCACCCACGACCGCGACGCCCTGAACAACATGGTCTCGCTGCTGCGCATCGACCAGCTGGCCCTGCCCTTCGCCCAGCAGCGCTGGGAGACCGTGCTCGAGCACCGCGACACCGTCAAGGTCGAGGGCACCGCCGCCACTGCCACCCACCTGGTCGTTTCGGTGCGCAAGGACACCACCGAACGCGTCGTGGTCCTGCCACTGGAGGGCCTGGGCACCGCCGCCCAGCAACCGGCCGTGGAACCTGCCTTCGACGAGGAGCTCTACACCTGCTCGCTGGCCAATGCGGAACTCGAAGCACCCATGATCCGGCTGTCCTACACCTCGGACTTCACCCCGGCGCGCGTCTACGACTACACCCTGGCCGACGGCACCCTGTTGCTGCGCAAGCAAACCCAGGTCAACGACTACGACCCGGCCAAGTACCGCGCCACCCGCGAATGGGCCACAGCGGCGGACGGCACCAAGATCCCGCTGACCATCCTGCGCCGGGCCGATATCACCAACGAAACCCCCAACCCGGTGCTGGTCTACGGCTACGGCAGCTACGAGATGTCCATGGACCCCGGCTTCGGCATCCCCAGGCTCTCGCTGCTGGACCGCGGGGTCGTGTTCGTCATCGCCCACGTGCGCGGCGGCGGCGAGCTGGGCCGGTCCTGGTACCTGGAGGGCAAGAAGCTGGCCAAGAAGAACACCTTCACCGACTTCGTGGACGCCACCAAGCACCTGCTGGACACCGGCTGGGCGGACCCGAAGCGCATCGTCGCGATGGGTGGCTCGGCCGGCGGCCTGCTCATGGGTGCCGTGGCCAACTTGGCCCCGCAGCTCTACGCCGGCATCATCGCCCAGGTCCCGTTCGTCGATGCGCTGACCTCCATCCTGGACCCGGACCTGCCGCTCTCGGCCCTGGAATGGGAGGAGTGGGGAAACCCCATCGAGGATGCCGACGTGTACGAGTACATGAAGTCCTACAGCCCGTACGAGAACGTCGCGGCCCTGCCCTACCCGAAGATCGCCGCGGTCACCTCGCTGAACGACACCCGCGTGCTCTACGTCGAACCGGCCAAGTGGGTGGCGAAGCTGCGCGAGCAGACCACCGGCACAGCGCCCATCGTGATGAAGATTGAAATGGACGGCGGACACGGTGGGGCCTCGGGACGCTACGAGGGCTGGAAGACCCGCGCCTGGGACTATGCCTTCGCCCTCGACACCTTGGGACTGAACCCCGCGGGGGCATGA
- a CDS encoding alkaline phosphatase D family protein: protein MDISPPRPDRRSLLKGAAALSALAATTLAAPSALAAPRPSAVPLATRRLVLPSGISTGDVSTNSAVLWSRASGPGRLHAVLRAADEQGNPLKGRFARKVEFIGSQAHAGTDFTAKIHARGLPAGTRFDLELYFEDEAGRRSERGNGSFTTAPAPGRGRNRESAAQSFVWTADTAGQGYGINEEIGGMRGYAAMAATKPDFFLHSGDTIYADGPMSAEMTEPDGNIWRNVMTEEVSKVAETLNEYRGRHRYNMMDANLRTMYAHVPVIAQWDDHETVNNWYPGERIDDPRYTVRDVDTLAARGRQAWQEYMPIADARAMRPGTGFEPARIYRHVPRGPHLDVFALDMRSHKGTNTAGLETEPTSLLGEEQLAWLIRSLRASEATWKVIGNDLPLGLIVPDGKAQESISNAEHGAPLGRELELARLLSAIKEHDIKNVVFLTGDVHYCAAHHYSPERAAFSDFNEFWEFVAGPINAGSFGPNALDGTFGPRVDFQQAGTTMASPRSGEHQYFGHVDVAGDGSAFTVKLINANGEVQYTRTLKPRR from the coding sequence ATGGATATCTCCCCGCCCCGTCCCGATCGCCGCTCGCTGCTGAAGGGCGCAGCCGCGCTCTCCGCCCTCGCGGCGACAACCCTGGCCGCCCCTTCCGCCCTGGCCGCTCCGCGGCCCTCGGCCGTGCCCCTGGCAACCCGCCGGCTGGTGCTGCCCTCGGGCATCTCCACCGGGGACGTCTCCACCAACTCCGCCGTCCTGTGGTCCCGGGCCTCCGGGCCGGGGCGCCTGCACGCCGTCCTGCGAGCCGCGGACGAGCAGGGCAATCCGTTGAAGGGGCGCTTCGCCCGGAAGGTGGAGTTCATTGGTTCGCAGGCGCATGCGGGCACCGATTTCACGGCCAAGATCCATGCCCGGGGTCTGCCCGCGGGCACACGCTTTGACCTGGAGCTGTACTTTGAGGACGAAGCGGGCCGCCGCAGTGAACGCGGCAACGGTTCCTTCACCACCGCCCCGGCCCCCGGCAGGGGCAGGAACCGCGAAAGCGCGGCGCAGAGCTTCGTGTGGACAGCCGACACCGCGGGCCAGGGCTACGGCATCAACGAGGAGATCGGCGGGATGCGCGGCTATGCCGCCATGGCCGCGACGAAGCCCGACTTCTTCCTGCACTCGGGCGACACCATCTACGCCGACGGGCCCATGTCCGCCGAGATGACGGAGCCGGACGGGAACATCTGGCGCAACGTCATGACGGAGGAGGTCTCCAAGGTCGCCGAGACCCTGAACGAATACCGCGGCCGCCACCGCTACAACATGATGGACGCCAACCTGCGCACCATGTACGCGCACGTGCCGGTGATCGCCCAATGGGACGACCACGAGACCGTGAACAACTGGTACCCGGGCGAGAGGATCGACGATCCGCGCTACACGGTGCGCGACGTCGACACCCTGGCGGCGCGCGGCCGCCAGGCGTGGCAGGAGTACATGCCGATCGCCGATGCGCGCGCAATGCGCCCGGGTACCGGGTTCGAACCGGCGCGCATCTACCGCCACGTCCCGCGCGGCCCGCACCTGGATGTGTTCGCCCTGGACATGCGCTCGCACAAGGGAACGAACACCGCCGGCCTGGAAACCGAACCGACGTCGCTGCTGGGCGAGGAACAGCTGGCCTGGCTCATCCGTTCGCTGCGTGCCTCCGAGGCGACGTGGAAGGTCATCGGCAACGACCTGCCGCTGGGGCTCATCGTGCCCGACGGCAAGGCCCAGGAGTCGATCTCCAACGCCGAGCACGGCGCGCCGCTGGGCCGCGAGCTTGAACTGGCCCGCCTGCTCTCGGCGATCAAGGAACACGACATCAAGAACGTGGTGTTCCTGACCGGGGACGTGCACTATTGCGCGGCGCACCACTATTCCCCCGAACGCGCCGCATTCTCCGACTTCAACGAGTTCTGGGAATTCGTGGCCGGTCCCATCAACGCCGGCTCCTTTGGCCCCAATGCGCTGGATGGGACCTTCGGCCCGCGGGTCGACTTCCAGCAGGCAGGCACGACCATGGCTTCCCCGCGCTCGGGCGAGCACCAGTACTTCGGCCACGTGGACGTTGCCGGCGACGGCTCGGCCTTCACGGTCAAGCTAATCAACGCCAACGGCGAGGTGCAGTACACCAGGACCCTGAAGCCGCGGCGCTGA
- a CDS encoding nicotinamide mononucleotide transporter family protein, which yields MDELFYNLFTQAPGTDSGTQVALFSASALLSCIAMVLLARRNDLGWWAQILAVFAGPLVIALQFEASMLLYAVPALLAAAFGLWRFSRFENAGRFGRKVIQRGFSVKSLLIGALLVVVFTALRMGRMLTTGFIFTDGTASLWISFAAESALVVALIGIACGYRWAWLASTVSAIVYVALLFNTNPALALLGVTVFQALAGFYGWFAWRNLPGERSINADEPSNAKYPPSPYAA from the coding sequence GTGGACGAACTTTTCTATAATCTCTTCACCCAAGCCCCCGGAACGGATTCCGGAACCCAGGTGGCACTCTTTTCAGCTTCAGCGCTGCTCAGCTGCATTGCCATGGTGCTGTTGGCCCGGCGCAACGACCTGGGCTGGTGGGCCCAGATCCTGGCGGTCTTTGCCGGCCCCCTGGTCATCGCCCTGCAGTTCGAGGCTTCCATGCTCCTGTACGCGGTGCCTGCACTGCTGGCCGCGGCCTTTGGACTGTGGCGCTTCTCCCGCTTTGAAAACGCCGGCCGTTTTGGCCGCAAGGTCATCCAACGTGGCTTCAGCGTCAAGTCGTTGCTGATCGGCGCATTGCTCGTTGTGGTTTTCACTGCCTTGCGGATGGGCCGCATGCTGACAACCGGCTTCATCTTCACCGACGGCACGGCATCCTTGTGGATTTCCTTTGCCGCCGAGTCCGCCCTGGTCGTGGCGCTCATCGGCATTGCGTGCGGGTACCGCTGGGCATGGTTGGCCAGTACGGTCTCGGCAATTGTTTACGTCGCCCTGCTTTTCAACACGAACCCCGCCTTGGCCCTGCTCGGTGTCACGGTCTTCCAGGCCCTGGCCGGCTTCTACGGCTGGTTTGCCTGGCGAAACCTCCCCGGCGAACGGTCCATCAACGCCGACGAGCCGTCAAACGCGAAGTATCCGCCCAGCCCCTACGCGGCATAG
- a CDS encoding GNAT family N-acetyltransferase has protein sequence MNTPEITSARSAGFAANPAFRALLTAASDATGADLDALIDEIKDRELLVAVDEHGVPTALAAYRRLDRHAVEIEYLAVAPQQRRSGVATALVHRVREISAAMVVARTDEDAIGFYRAIGFHCTDTPPDPRRPGRRRHLCVLPHPPLVREPEPDDGNVEWIRAKPSPVPVVVLPPSPTWPQDFAALAGVIRRALGDRALAIEHLGSTSVPGLPAKPIIDVVLTVQDPDRESDYVPLLEAAGFIFSLREPGWYRHRLLVSGPDAGLPAANVHVLAPGCPETARMVAFRDWLRTHEADRAAYALIKRATAAAINERGGGTGLVMDYNKAKEPFIRALYARIHQIPAASGPDRPTPRPDR, from the coding sequence ATGAACACACCGGAGATAACCAGCGCCCGCAGCGCGGGGTTCGCCGCGAACCCCGCGTTCCGGGCGCTGCTCACCGCGGCTTCCGACGCCACCGGCGCGGACCTCGACGCCCTGATCGACGAGATCAAGGACCGGGAACTGCTGGTCGCCGTCGACGAACACGGAGTCCCGACGGCGCTGGCCGCGTACCGGCGCCTGGATCGGCACGCAGTGGAAATCGAATACCTCGCCGTCGCCCCGCAGCAGCGGCGCAGCGGGGTGGCAACCGCACTGGTGCACCGGGTCCGGGAGATTTCGGCCGCCATGGTCGTGGCACGCACCGACGAGGACGCCATCGGCTTTTACCGGGCCATCGGCTTTCACTGCACCGACACCCCGCCCGACCCCCGCCGGCCCGGTCGCCGCCGGCACCTTTGCGTTCTGCCCCACCCGCCGCTGGTGCGGGAGCCGGAACCCGATGACGGAAACGTCGAGTGGATCAGGGCGAAGCCCTCCCCTGTCCCGGTTGTGGTTCTCCCGCCGTCACCGACCTGGCCGCAGGACTTCGCTGCACTCGCCGGAGTGATCCGGCGCGCCCTCGGGGACCGAGCGCTGGCCATCGAGCACTTGGGATCCACTTCGGTGCCGGGACTTCCCGCCAAGCCGATCATCGACGTGGTGCTGACGGTTCAGGATCCGGACCGGGAATCGGACTATGTGCCTCTACTTGAGGCGGCGGGATTCATTTTCAGCCTGCGCGAGCCCGGCTGGTACCGCCACCGGCTCCTGGTGTCCGGCCCCGATGCGGGCCTTCCGGCCGCCAATGTCCACGTCCTGGCTCCGGGCTGCCCGGAGACCGCCCGGATGGTTGCCTTCCGCGACTGGCTGCGCACTCACGAGGCCGACCGCGCCGCCTATGCCCTCATCAAGCGGGCCACGGCAGCGGCAATCAATGAACGCGGCGGCGGCACCGGGCTGGTCATGGACTACAACAAGGCCAAGGAACCGTTCATCCGCGCCCTCTACGCCCGGATCCACCAGATCCCGGCCGCAAGCGGACCCGACCGGCCCACGCCAAGACCGGACAGGTAG